DNA from Streptomyces sp. Edi4:
GAGCCGATTGTGGTGAAGTGGATGATCCTATGCTGTCGAGAAAAGCCTCTAGCGAGTTTCATGGCGGCCCGTACCCTAAACCGACTCAGGTGGTCAGGTAGAGAATACCGAGGCGTTCGGGTGAACTATGGTTAAGGAACTCGGCAAAATGCCCCCGTAACTTCGGGAGAAGGGGGGCCATCACCGGTGATGAGATTTACTCTCTGAGCTGGGGGTGGCCGCAGAGACCAGCGAGAAGCGACTGTTTACTAAAAACACAGGTCCGTGCGAAGCCGTAAGGCGATGTATACGGACTGACGCCTGCCCGGTGCTGGAACGTTAAGGGGACCGGTTAGTGACCTTTCGGGGTTGCGAAGCTGAGAACTTAAGCGCCAGTAAACGGCGGTGGTAACTATAACCATCCTAAGGTAGCGAAATTCCTTGTCGGGTAAGTTCCGACCTGCACGAATGGCGTAACGACTTCTCGACTGTCTCAACCATAGGCCCGGTGAAATTGCACTACGAGTAAAGATGCTCGTTTCGCGCAGCAGGACGGAAAGACCCCGGGACCTTTACTACAGTTTGATATTGGTGTTCGGTTCGGCTTGTGTAGGATAGGTGGGAGACTTTGAAGCGGCCACGCCAGTGGTTGTGGAGTCGTCGTTGAAATACCACTCTGGTCGTGCTGGATGTCTAACCTCGGTCCGTGATCCGGATCAGGGACAGTGTCTGATGGGTAGTTTAACTGGGGCGGTTGCCTCCTAAAGAGTAACGGAGGCGCCCAAAGGTTCCCTCAGCCTGGTTGGCAATCAGGTGTTGAGTGTAAGTGCACAAGGGAGCTTGACTGTGAGACCGACGGGTCGAGCAGGGACGAAAGTCGGGACTAGTGATCCGGCGGTGGCTTGTGGAAGCGCCGTCGCTCAACGGATAAAAGGTACCCCGGGGATAACAGGCTGATCTTCCCCAAGAGTCCATATCGACGGGATGGTTTGGCACCTCGATGTCGGCTCGTCGCATCCTGGGGCTGGAGTCGGTCCCAAGGGTTGGGCTGTTCGCCCATTAAAGCGGTACGCGAGCTGGGTTTAGAACGTCGTGAGACAGTTCGGTCCCTATCCGCTGCGCGCGCAGGAACATTGAGAAGGGCTGTCCCTAGTACGAGAGGACCGGGACGGACGAACCTCTGGTGTGCCAGTTGTCCTGCCAAGGGCATGGCTGGTTGGCTACGTTCGGAAAGGATAACCGCTGAAAGCATCTAAGCGGGAAGCCTGCTTCGAGATGAGTGTTCCCACCTCCTTGAGAGGGTAAGGCTCCCAGTAGACGACTGGGTTGATAGGCCAGATGTGGAAGCCCGGTAACGGGTGGAGCTGACTGGTACTAATAGGCCGAGGGCTTGTCCTCAGTTGCTCGCGTCCACTGTGTTTGTTCTGAAGCAATGAACTCCCGCATGCCCTCTGGGGTGTGTGCCGGTCGAGTTCAACTTCATAGTGTTTCGGTGGTCATAGCGTTAGGGAAACGCCCGGTTACATTCCGAACCCGGAAGCTAAGCCTTTCAGCGCCGATGGTACTGCAGGGGGGACCCTGTGGGAGAGTAGGACGCCGCCGAACAAATTTTGGGGAAAGCCCCGCACCAGACCCTTCAGGGTCCCGGTGCGGGGCTTTTCTGCGTTTAAGGTCGAACCATGCGCTACGACCTCATCATCTTCGACAACGACGGCGTGCTCGTCGACAGTGAGCCCATCTCCAACACCATCCTCTCCGGCTATCTCACCGAGCTCGGCCACGCGACCTCGTACGAGGATTCCCTCCGCGACTACATGGGCGCCGCTGTCCACCGCGTCCACGACCTCATCGAGGAGCGGACCGGTCGCTCCCTGCCGGCGGATTTCGACGAGACCCTGCACGCCCGGATCTTCGCCGCGTTCGAGCGGGAATTGCAGCCGGTCGCGGGCGTCACGGACGTACTCGGAAAGCTCGTGGCGGACGGGGTGCCGTACTGCGTCGCCTCGTCCGGGACGCATGAGCGGATCAGGGTGGGGCACCTCAGGACCGGGCTGGACGAGTGGTTCGAGGACGAGTGGGTGTTCTCCGCCGAGGACGTAGGCCGGGGCAAGCCGGCGCCGGACCTGTTCCTGCACGCGGCCGAGCGCATGGGCGTCGCGCCCGAGCGGTGTGTCGTCATCGAGGACAGCCGGCTGGGGGTGGAAGCGGCGCGGGCGGCGGGGATGGACGTGTACGGGTTCACGGCGATGACGCCGGCCGAGCGGCTTGCCGGGGCCAATGGGTACTTCGACGACATGGGGCAGCTGCTCGGATTGCTCGGGTGATCCATCTACCCAGGGGTAGGTGACGGCCCTAGGCTGTGCGGCCATGACAGACGCGCGCCTGCGGCACGGCAGGGCGTCCCTGGCGGTGAGCTTCTTCGCCCAGGGGATGGCCTTTGCCCTCCTGGTGACCCGGATACCGGCGATCCAGGACCAGTACGGGATGTCCGACGGGCTGCTGCCCGTCTTCCTCGCGGCCGTGCCCATCCTCGCCGGCGCCGGCAGCGTCTGCACCGAGCAGCTGGTCAGGCGAGTCCGGCCCAGTGTGGTGCTGCGGTTCGCGCAGCCCGCCGTGCTCCTGGCGCTGCTCGGGGCCGGTGCGGGCGGGCGGATGTGGCAGGCCGCGCTGTCGCTCGGCGCATTCGGGCTCTCGGTGGGGGCGCTCGACGCGTCCATGAACATGCTGGGGGTCAGCCTCCAGCGCACGTACGGGCGCAGCATCATGCTCGGGTTCCACGCGTCGTACAGCCTCGGCGGGATCGGGGGTGCCTCGCTGGCGTGGGCGGGGGCGCACTGGCATCTGTCGCTGCTCGCCTCGTATCTGCCGGTCGTGGCCGCGCTGGTGCCGGTGTGTCTGGTGGTCAGCCGGTGGTACGTGGACGGGGAGCGGGCCGCCGGCGCGGTGGGACCGGGCGCGGTCGGGGCCAAGCCGGTCGTCTTCCGGTTGCTGCTGCCGCTGTGCCTGGTGATGAGCTTCGCGTACATCGGGGACTCGACCGTCTCCAACTGGAGTGCCAAGTACCTCCAGGACACACTGGGCAGTTCCGAGCAGCTGTCGACCGTTCCGTACAACGTCTACATGGTGACCACGCTGCTCGGGCGCACTGCGGGGGACTTCGGGGTGCGGCGGTTCGGGGCGGCGGCCGTGGTGCGGTTCGGGACGGTGCTGGCGGCGGCCGGGTTCGGGGTGGTGGCGGTGGCGCCCGGGCCCTGGGTGGGCATGGCCGGGTTCACGCTGCTCGGGTTCGGGCTCTGCGTGATCGTGCCGCAGACGTTCGCCGCGGCGGGGCGGCTGTTTCCGGACAGCAGCGACGCGGCGGTCGCCCGGCTGAACATCTTCAACTACGTGGGGTTCCTCGTCGGCTCGCCGCTCGTGGGGGCGCTGGGCGACGCCTGGAGCTATCGCGGGGCGATGCTCGTGCCGATGGCGTTGGTGCTGCTCACGCTCGTGTACGCCCGTTCGTTCGGCTC
Protein-coding regions in this window:
- a CDS encoding HAD family hydrolase, whose product is MRYDLIIFDNDGVLVDSEPISNTILSGYLTELGHATSYEDSLRDYMGAAVHRVHDLIEERTGRSLPADFDETLHARIFAAFERELQPVAGVTDVLGKLVADGVPYCVASSGTHERIRVGHLRTGLDEWFEDEWVFSAEDVGRGKPAPDLFLHAAERMGVAPERCVVIEDSRLGVEAARAAGMDVYGFTAMTPAERLAGANGYFDDMGQLLGLLG
- a CDS encoding MFS transporter, encoding MTDARLRHGRASLAVSFFAQGMAFALLVTRIPAIQDQYGMSDGLLPVFLAAVPILAGAGSVCTEQLVRRVRPSVVLRFAQPAVLLALLGAGAGGRMWQAALSLGAFGLSVGALDASMNMLGVSLQRTYGRSIMLGFHASYSLGGIGGASLAWAGAHWHLSLLASYLPVVAALVPVCLVVSRWYVDGERAAGAVGPGAVGAKPVVFRLLLPLCLVMSFAYIGDSTVSNWSAKYLQDTLGSSEQLSTVPYNVYMVTTLLGRTAGDFGVRRFGAAAVVRFGTVLAAAGFGVVAVAPGPWVGMAGFTLLGFGLCVIVPQTFAAAGRLFPDSSDAAVARLNIFNYVGFLVGSPLVGALGDAWSYRGAMLVPMALVLLTLVYARSFGSAGARYGGGHERPRTVDVG